GTCGGCGAGCGTCGCGCGCTGGCTGCGCTGCAGGGCGCGGATGTAGGCCACGATCGCCCAGCGGTCGCGCACGGCCACCTGGTGCGCGTAGGCCGGCATCGCCCCGAAGCCGTTGGTCGTCACGTCGAAGAAGTGCCCCGCCGGCGCCTGCCGGAGCCGCTCGATGTGCAGGGACGGCGGCTCCCGGTAGCCGCGCCGCACGATCATGCCCTTCCCCGTACCCAGCCGGTCGTGGCAGGGCGAGCAGTAGATGTCGTAGCGCTCGCGCCCGCGCGCGAGCAGGTCGGCGGTGAGCGGGACGGGCAGCTTCTCGACCAGCCGGCCGCCCGTCTTCCCCGTGTAGAGCGCCGTGTCGGCGTGGAGCTCGCCGCGCGCGACCGTGCCCTCGACGCGCGGCCGCGACGACTGCCCGTCGGGGAAGAAGCGGCTCGCCTCGAGCGGCTCGTAGCGCGGCTGGTCGTCCATCTGCTGCCGGCACGCGGCGGCGAGGAGGACGGCGGCGAGGAGGCTAGCGCGCAACTTCGGACACCTCCCGTGCGCCGAGCTCGCGCAGGAAGCGGGCCGTCTCCTGGCGCTCGAAGAGCCGGTCGCGGGCCTCGATCGAGAGGAAGAAGCGATCGCGCGTCGCGAGCGCGAAGCGCGGCACGTTGAAGAGCGGGTGGTAGGGCATCGGCAGGCCGTTCAGTGCGAGCATGCCGATCACGGCGGTCAGCCCGCCGAACAGCACCGTGAGCTCGAACGTGATCGGGACGAACATCGGCCAGCTGTGCATCGGGCGGCCGCCCACGTTGAGCGGATAGTCGACGTTGCTCGCGTAGTACTGCATGAGGTAGCCGCCCACGCAGCCGAGGAGCCCGCCCAGCAGCACGAGCAGGGGCAGGATCGTCGGCTTGACGCCGAGCGCCGCGCCCAGCTCCTCCACCGGAAAGGGCGTGTGCGCGTCGATGCGCTTGTAGCCGGCCTCGCGCACGCGCGCGGCCGCTGCGACCAGCGCGCTCGGGCTGTCGAACTCGGCGAGCAGACCCCAGATCGTCGGCCGCTCCATCAGTATCCTTCGCTCGCGCTCACGCAGTATCCTTTGCTCGCGCTCACGAATATCCTTCGCTCGCGCTCACGAGTATCTTTCGCTCGCGCTCATGCGGGCTCCTTCACCTCCGCCTCGGGCAGGATGGTGCGCATCTCGAAGATCGAGATCATGGGCATGAAGCGGATGAAGAGGAAGAAGAGCGTGGCGAAGAGGCCGAGCGTGCCGACGAAGGTCGCCACGTCCCAGATGGTCGGGTAGTACATTCCCCACGACGAGGGCAGGAAGTCGCGATGGAGCGAGGTGACGACGATGACGAAGCGCTCGAGCCACATGCCCGTGTTCACGATGAGCGAGATGAC
The DNA window shown above is from Deltaproteobacteria bacterium and carries:
- a CDS encoding cytochrome c: MASSSRSRPATGSSSARRRPASCASSAHGRCPKLRASLLAAVLLAAACRQQMDDQPRYEPLEASRFFPDGQSSRPRVEGTVARGELHADTALYTGKTGGRLVEKLPVPLTADLLARGRERYDIYCSPCHDRLGTGKGMIVRRGYREPPSLHIERLRQAPAGHFFDVTTNGFGAMPAYAHQVAVRDRWAIVAYIRALQRSQRATLADVPPAERQALETEGPR
- a CDS encoding DUF3341 domain-containing protein, with product MERPTIWGLLAEFDSPSALVAAAARVREAGYKRIDAHTPFPVEELGAALGVKPTILPLLVLLGGLLGCVGGYLMQYYASNVDYPLNVGGRPMHSWPMFVPITFELTVLFGGLTAVIGMLALNGLPMPYHPLFNVPRFALATRDRFFLSIEARDRLFERQETARFLRELGAREVSEVAR